The following proteins are co-located in the Acidobacteriota bacterium genome:
- a CDS encoding alkaline phosphatase family protein, producing the protein MILFLVGASCRTPDEDPLLAFPTEPQPGQFHGLSYPASTVEELAAPTRPLWLIAVDGASWDLLDPLLESGQLPHLASLIDRGARGTLVSEEPTISPALWATIATGTPRFVHGILNFVEKRPGQWRGETAGPLHRMTPAIWEHVGAAGGRSSVIGWFGSYPAEPIAGIYLSRGFEPGRIEPLQVHPPALVGRFDEWAMDTTIPDTSEFIARSMREDARNVLALRSLPEADSADLVAVYLSVIDVAQHVEWRYMDPGSDVFPGSSTTQSDRADRIATAYRFVDGLIGQLLERMPDEANLLLVSDHGAGPLRLQEAFHLQLEILLQDVGLMDADAPEEGDAWALSAPYRHDKRIWVTRDDTRADELSDRLRSMTTDLGEPIFESIIDHSAQSGWTPDAPALTVRFSPQALVARQVADGDTTHDFSPVRMRHEDVSGSHRLEGIVVAAGPDIVAGKIQRPLTLYNIAPTALYLLGLPQDRRMLRWAPADGGVAEALVLPRTLAGRPPVMVPTYPGTERSSDKVQETWKILDDSPNREQDLERLRSLGYIR; encoded by the coding sequence GTGATCCTGTTTCTTGTAGGGGCTTCGTGCCGGACACCGGATGAGGATCCGCTGCTTGCGTTCCCGACCGAACCGCAACCGGGACAGTTCCATGGGCTCAGCTATCCCGCTTCGACGGTCGAAGAGTTAGCGGCGCCGACACGACCGTTGTGGCTGATCGCCGTCGATGGTGCCAGCTGGGATCTCCTGGACCCTCTTCTCGAGAGTGGGCAACTCCCCCACCTGGCATCCCTGATCGATCGAGGTGCGCGAGGCACGCTCGTCTCGGAGGAACCGACGATCTCCCCCGCACTCTGGGCGACCATCGCGACCGGCACGCCTCGTTTCGTCCACGGAATCCTGAACTTCGTGGAGAAACGACCGGGGCAGTGGCGTGGCGAAACCGCAGGCCCACTCCATCGGATGACCCCCGCTATCTGGGAGCACGTCGGTGCCGCCGGCGGTCGGTCATCGGTGATCGGGTGGTTCGGTTCGTACCCCGCCGAACCGATCGCAGGTATCTATCTTTCCCGAGGATTCGAACCGGGTCGGATCGAACCGCTCCAGGTGCATCCACCGGCTCTCGTCGGTCGTTTCGACGAATGGGCGATGGATACGACGATTCCTGACACCTCCGAGTTCATCGCCCGCAGCATGCGAGAGGATGCAAGGAACGTCCTCGCCCTCCGCAGTCTTCCGGAAGCAGACAGCGCCGACCTGGTGGCGGTCTATCTATCCGTGATCGACGTGGCCCAGCATGTTGAATGGCGTTACATGGACCCCGGAAGCGACGTCTTCCCCGGCTCGTCAACAACCCAATCCGATCGTGCAGACAGAATTGCGACGGCCTATCGCTTCGTCGATGGGTTGATTGGCCAGTTGTTGGAGCGGATGCCCGATGAGGCGAATCTGCTGCTGGTCTCGGACCACGGGGCAGGGCCTCTACGCCTACAGGAGGCGTTTCATCTGCAGCTCGAGATCCTGCTGCAGGACGTCGGCCTGATGGATGCGGATGCCCCTGAAGAGGGTGACGCCTGGGCGCTGAGCGCTCCGTATCGTCATGACAAGAGAATCTGGGTGACCCGCGACGACACCCGAGCCGACGAGCTATCGGACCGACTCCGCTCGATGACCACCGACCTTGGTGAACCGATCTTCGAATCGATTATCGATCACAGCGCCCAATCCGGCTGGACGCCGGATGCGCCGGCGCTTACGGTTCGATTCTCTCCACAGGCGCTGGTGGCCCGGCAGGTCGCCGACGGAGACACGACCCATGACTTCTCACCCGTCCGCATGCGACACGAAGATGTGTCGGGCTCCCATCGTCTCGAGGGGATCGTCGTCGCCGCAGGCCCCGACATCGTCGCCGGCAAGATCCAACGCCCGCTGACCCTCTACAACATCGCACCGACGGCACTCTATCTTCTTGGGCTGCCGCAGGACCGCAGGATGTTGCGATGGGCACCCGCCGATGGCGGTGTGGCCGAAGCGCTCGTTCTTCCCCGGACGCTTGCCGGTCGCCCCCCGGTCATGGTCCCGACCTATCCGGGGACCGAGCGCTCATCGGATAAGGTCCAGGAGACGTGGAAAATCCTCGATGACAGCCCCAACAGGGAGCAAGATCTGGAGAGACTGCGAAGCCTGGGTTACATTCGATAG
- a CDS encoding RDD family protein has product MQLAADRVIAIETPDGASIDFELPTVSERFVAFVIDLIFAHAVWLLIALGAVLTGDETVFAAGLVTAFMIRNFYFAVMELAFSGRTAGKMMLRLRVIARDGGPLTAQAVLARNLTRDLEWLLPLVVLMNPSVIVPSGPLWGRLLGGLWFGSFMLLPLFNRHRLRVGDLIGGTLVIKHGRRRLDDDLTTNQRVDAPTVPQYRFSQRQLEYYGVLELQTLEKVLRLEGSEHDAVLSRIAEKISNKIGWDYPIPNPEWFLRDFYRAQRAHLEQRMLFGDRKETKAD; this is encoded by the coding sequence GTGCAACTCGCGGCTGATCGCGTCATCGCCATCGAAACGCCTGATGGCGCGTCGATCGATTTTGAACTGCCGACCGTAAGCGAGCGGTTTGTCGCGTTTGTCATCGACCTGATCTTCGCCCACGCGGTCTGGCTCCTCATCGCCCTCGGCGCAGTATTGACGGGAGACGAGACGGTGTTTGCCGCCGGTCTCGTAACGGCGTTCATGATTCGGAACTTCTATTTCGCCGTCATGGAGTTGGCATTCTCCGGCCGGACGGCAGGGAAGATGATGCTGCGTCTTCGGGTCATCGCTCGCGATGGGGGGCCGCTCACGGCGCAGGCGGTCCTCGCGCGAAATCTGACGCGAGACCTCGAATGGCTACTACCGCTGGTGGTTCTGATGAATCCTTCCGTCATCGTCCCATCGGGTCCTCTGTGGGGAAGACTCCTTGGCGGTCTCTGGTTCGGATCGTTCATGTTGCTTCCGCTCTTCAACCGCCATCGCCTGCGAGTAGGCGATCTCATCGGCGGGACCCTGGTGATCAAACACGGTCGGCGAAGACTGGACGACGATCTGACAACGAACCAACGTGTAGACGCCCCGACCGTACCTCAGTACCGGTTCTCCCAGCGCCAACTCGAATACTACGGCGTCCTGGAGCTTCAGACATTGGAGAAGGTGCTTCGCCTGGAGGGCAGCGAGCACGATGCGGTTCTGAGTCGTATCGCCGAGAAGATCTCGAACAAGATCGGATGGGACTATCCGATCCCGAACCCGGAGTGGTTCTTGCGCGACTTCTATCGTGCCCAGCGTGCCCACCTGGAACAACGAATGTTGTTTGGGGATCGCAAGGAAACGAAGGCGGACTAG
- a CDS encoding stage II sporulation protein M, giving the protein METLQLQSTQFRAEREDSWYELESLVGRAERRGLRNLTRDELERLPTLYRSAVSSLSVARAISLDRNTLDYLEDLARRSYVVMYTVKTPLLTAAVNFIWYGFPRTVRRRWRQLALSTAVLVAAIFCGYVLVSSDPEAYYSIVPEEFASAHDPGASTESLRDILYPPQFRESDEEAETDAEAGSLQVFASILFTRNFKIGLLCIGLGFAAAAPVFYLLFYNGLLLGAIGAIYSSHGLGPDFWAWVLPHGVTELGAVCLCGMAGMVLGQAVVFPEKEGRLETLAARGRELAYVTVGALIMFLIAAVIESFFRQLVQDIVIRWTLAGITLVMWVCFFCFAGRGHKSATRG; this is encoded by the coding sequence ATGGAAACGCTGCAGCTTCAATCCACGCAGTTTCGCGCCGAGCGCGAGGACAGCTGGTACGAGCTGGAGTCACTCGTGGGACGGGCGGAGCGTCGCGGGCTTCGCAACCTGACCCGTGATGAGCTGGAGCGACTCCCGACCCTCTATCGAAGTGCCGTGAGTTCGCTGTCGGTGGCCCGCGCGATCAGTCTCGATCGCAACACACTCGATTACCTGGAAGACCTGGCCCGTCGTTCCTACGTGGTGATGTACACGGTTAAAACGCCGCTTTTGACCGCGGCGGTCAATTTTATCTGGTACGGATTTCCTCGCACAGTCCGTCGACGCTGGCGACAGCTCGCCCTCTCCACCGCCGTCCTGGTGGCCGCGATCTTCTGTGGTTACGTCCTGGTCTCGTCGGATCCGGAGGCCTACTACTCTATCGTTCCCGAAGAGTTCGCCTCGGCCCACGATCCTGGTGCCAGCACGGAATCCCTTCGTGACATTCTCTACCCGCCCCAGTTTCGCGAATCGGACGAGGAAGCTGAGACGGATGCGGAGGCCGGCAGCCTGCAGGTGTTCGCCTCAATACTCTTCACCCGTAATTTCAAGATTGGCCTACTCTGTATTGGCCTCGGGTTCGCGGCGGCGGCTCCGGTCTTCTATCTCCTGTTCTACAACGGGCTCCTGCTGGGTGCGATCGGTGCCATCTACTCATCCCACGGACTTGGCCCGGATTTCTGGGCCTGGGTTCTGCCCCACGGTGTCACGGAACTCGGCGCGGTCTGTCTGTGCGGGATGGCGGGCATGGTCCTGGGCCAGGCGGTCGTGTTCCCCGAGAAGGAGGGCCGACTCGAGACCCTGGCCGCACGTGGGCGAGAGCTCGCCTACGTGACAGTCGGCGCGTTGATCATGTTTCTCATCGCGGCGGTCATCGAGTCGTTCTTTCGGCAGTTGGTTCAGGACATCGTGATTCGTTGGACGCTTGCCGGAATAACTCTCGTGATGTGGGTCTGCTTTTTCTGTTTTGCGGGGAGAGGCCACAAAAGTGCAACTCGCGGCTGA